In Streptomyces venezuelae, the sequence CTGCGGGGCGTGGTCGTACGGGGAGATGCCGGCCGACTGGACGCGGCCGTCCCAGGCGTAGCGGTAGGAGTCGGTGCTGGTACGGGGCGGTGCCACCAGCCCGGTCACGGCGACGGCGACGGCTCCGGCGAGGAGCAGGGGCACGACGCGGTCGGCCGGGACCCCGCGCAGCGCGAGCAGGGCGAGGGCGAACAGCGCCCAGCAGACCGCGTACCGGAGGAACAGCCCCACGGAGTCGGTGAAGTAGCCGTCGTGGCGGATGGCCAGGACGAGGACGGCGGTCAGGGCGGCGAGGGCCGCGAGTGCGGTCGGGACGGTGCGCGGTTTCACCCCCGCAGCGTTCCAGCAACGGCTGCGGATGGGGCGTGCGCCGTCCCGCACGTCCGCATTCCGTAAGGTGTCCAAGCCTCCCACCGGGGCGTCGGCGAGGTGTGATGGGCTCATGCGCTTCACTCCGCCCCCGGGCCCGCCGATCACCTTCAGGGCGCGGCTGCACGACGCCCGTACCGCGACGGTGATCGGCCGCCTGCTCGGGCTCGCCGTCGTCGTCTGTTTCGCCACCGGTGTGCTCAGCCACTTCCTCCAGCAGCCGCCGGTCTGGCTCGCCGACCGATTGCCGAGCCGTCCGTCCTGGGGCTACCGGCTCACCCAGGGCCTGCACGTGGCCTCGGGCACCGCCGCGATCCCGCTGCTGCTGGCCAAGCTGTGGACGGTCTACCCGCGGCTGTTCGCGTGGCCGCCGGTGCGGTCCGTGCTGCACGCGCTGGAGCGCCTCTCGGTGGCCGTACTCGTCGCCGCCGCGATCTTCCAGCTGTTCACCGGTCTGCTGAACACCTTCCAGTGGTACCCCTGGCCGTTCTCGTTCGTACCCGTGCACTACGCCGTCGCCTGGCTGCTGCTGGGAGCACTGCTGCTGCACGTCGCCGTGCAATGGCCGCGGATCCGGGACCACTTCACCCGCCGCTCCCCCGGCACCCTGGCCCTGCCCGAGGCCGACGGGCCGGACCGCCGGCAGCTGCTGGCGGCCGTCGCGGCGGGGGTGGGCGCGGTCACGCTGACCACGGTCGGGCAGTCGGTCACCGCGCTCGGGCCGCTGGAGCTGTTCGCGCCGCGCAGCCCGGCCCACGGGCCGCAGGGGCTGCCGGTGAACCGTACGGCCGCCGCGGCACGCGTCACCGAGGCCTCGCTGGACGGCTGGCGGCTGACCCTGGCCGGGCCGCGCCCGTCCACCCTCACGCTGGAGGAGCTGCGCGCCCTGCCGCAGCACGAGGTGACCCTGCCCATCGCCTGTGTGGAGGGCTGGAGCAAGTCCGCCCGGTGGACGGGGGTCCGGGTACGGGACCTGCTGGAGCGGGCCGGCGGGGGACCCGACGCCCGCTGCCGGGTGGTGTCGCTGGAGGTGGCGGGCGCGTACCGGGTGATGGAGATGGGCCGTCTGTACGCGCAGGACCCGCTCACTCTGCTGGCCCTGCGCCTGAACGGTGAGGTGCTGTCCCTGGACCACGGCTATCCGGCGCGGATCATCGCCCCGAACCGGCCGGGCGTGCTCCAGACCAAGTGGGTCGGCCGGCTGGAGGTGGCGTGATGGGGTTCCGGTACGTGTGCGGCGGTCTCGGGGTGGCCTTGATGGCCTTCGGTGGCTTCCTGCTGGTGCAGCAGCCCGAGCCGTGGCGGATCGTGCTGTGGCTCGCGGGCGGGGTCCTCGTCCACGACGGGCTGATCGCCCCTCTCGTGGTCGCGGTCGGGGCGCTCTGCGCGGCGGCGGGCCTGCGTCTGCGCGGGGTCCCGCGCGCCGCACTGATCGTCGCGGGGTCCCTGACGGTGATCGCCCTGCCGCCGCTCCTGCGCCCCGGGGGTGTGGCCAACGCGTCGGTGCTGCCGTTGGACTATCCGCGGAACTGGCTGCTGGCGATGGTCGCGATCGCCGCGTTCACGACCGGGCACGTGGGAGCGTGCGTGTGGGCGCGGCGGCGGCAGGCGGCGGCGCGGCGCTGACGAGGGGTGCGGGGTGCGGGGAAAAGGGGGAGTTGACGCCGGTGCGGCGTCGACTCCCCCCTTCTGCATGCCTGTCAGCGTCGCAGGTGTACGAAGCTGCGGCCGGCAGCCTGCCAGGTGACGGACCGGGTCCAGCCCGCGTCGGCGGCCCGGCCGTACAGGGCGCGGGCGCCGAGCCGGGCCCACCAGAAGGGCGCCCCTTGGCCGCCGCGGCCGTCGTCGACGTGTACCTCCACGCGTTCGTCCACGTCGGCGGCGGTCACCTCGACCAGCAGGGAGCCGTCAAGTGCGGCGAGCTGGGCGGCGCGGCCGAGCAGGGCGGCCGGATCGCCACCGATGCCGATGTTGCCGTCGATGAGCAGGACCGTGCCCCAGCGTCCCTCGCCGGGCAGCGGGTCGAAGACCGACCGGCACAGGGCGCTGCCGCCGGCCCGCGTCGTACGGGCCACGGCCTCGGGGGTGACGTCCACGCCCAGCGCCCGGTGCCCGCGTGCGGCCAGGGTGGCGACGAGGCGTCCGGGGCCGCAGCCGATGTCCAGGACGGGCCCCGCGCAGCGGGCGAGGACGCCCTCGTCCGCCTCGTCCGGTTCGGCGCACCACCGCTCCACGTCCAGGGGCAGCAGCCAGCCGTCCGCGCGCCGCAGGTAGAGGGGGCCCTGGCCGGCGCGCAGCGCGTCGGCGTAGGGGTCGGCCCGCCAGGCGAGGGCGGGTTCGGCGAGCTGGGCGGTCATCGTGTCACCGTGTGGAGGCCGCGGTGGAGGGCGGCGAAGCGGGTACCGGGCACGGCGGCGGCGACCCGTGCCGCGTCGGCCGGGGTGTCCACGTCGCACAGCTCGGGCAGGTCCCGTACCGCGAGCCCGGAGCCGGTCAGCCGGCCGCGCTGCAGCTCGCCCGTGGTCGGCAGGGACATCGGCACGCCGAGGAGCAGGGCCGGGTCGGGCTCGGCGAGGCCGAGCGCCCAGAACCCGCCGTCGTCGGCCGGGCCGAACCAGGCGTCCGTCTCGCCGAAGTCGAGCCCGCGGGCGAGGAGGTCCGCAGTGACCTGCGGCGTGTCCATGCCGATGAGCAGGGCCGGTCCGGCGGCCTGGGCGAAGGCCGCGGCCAGCCGGGCGTCGAGCCCGCCCGCGCCCTGCGGTACGACCTCGATGCCGTCGGGGAGCCAGGGCCCGGGCGCTCCGTCGAGTACGAGCACGCGCCGGCGGGCCGGGGTGTCGCGTACGGCGGCCAGGGTGTCCTGAAGTGCGGCGCACGCCAGCGCGGCGGCCTGCTCGGGGGTGAAGTGCGGGGTGAGGCGGGTCTTGACCCGGCCGGCGACGGGGGCCTTGGCGATGACGAGGAGCGTGCTCACGCGGAGACCCCCTCGGTGGGCGCGGACCGGGTGCCGGGCGGTTCGGCGAGCACCTTGCGCATGTCCCGTACCGCCTGCCAGGTGCCCCGCCAGGTGCCGGTGACCTTGGACTTCCCGGAGCGGGGCAGGTACGGGACGTCGGTCTCGGCGACGCGCCAGCCGGCGTCGGCGGCCCGTACGACCATCTGCAGCGGGTAGCCGCTGCGCCGGTCGGTCAGGTGCAGGCCGAGCAGCGCCTCCCGGCGCGCGACCCGCATCGGTCCGAGGTCGTGCAGCCGCAGTCCGGTGCGGCGGCGCAGCATCCGGGCCAGCGCCAGGTTGCCGGCCCGGGCGTGTACGGGCCAGGCGCCGCGGCCCTGTGGGCGGCGGCGGCCGAGCAGCAGGTCCGCCTCGCCCGCGGCGACGCTCGCCGCCATCGCGGCGAGCAGCCCGGGGTCCATGGAGGCGTCGCAGTCGCAGAAGCAGACCAGGTCGGCGCGGGCCGCGAGGAGTCCGGCGTGGCAGGCGGCACCGAATCCGCGCCGGTCCTCGTGCACGACGGTGGCGCCCAGGCTCCGGGCGATCTCCGCCGAGCCGTCGGTCGACCCGTTG encodes:
- a CDS encoding class I SAM-dependent methyltransferase gives rise to the protein MTAQLAEPALAWRADPYADALRAGQGPLYLRRADGWLLPLDVERWCAEPDEADEGVLARCAGPVLDIGCGPGRLVATLAARGHRALGVDVTPEAVARTTRAGGSALCRSVFDPLPGEGRWGTVLLIDGNIGIGGDPAALLGRAAQLAALDGSLLVEVTAADVDERVEVHVDDGRGGQGAPFWWARLGARALYGRAADAGWTRSVTWQAAGRSFVHLRR
- a CDS encoding glycosyltransferase family 2 protein yields the protein MTSSACAPPRADLVLPCLDEAQALPWVLARVPAGWRAIVVDNGSTDGSAEIARSLGATVVHEDRRGFGAACHAGLLAARADLVCFCDCDASMDPGLLAAMAASVAAGEADLLLGRRRPQGRGAWPVHARAGNLALARMLRRRTGLRLHDLGPMRVARREALLGLHLTDRRSGYPLQMVVRAADAGWRVAETDVPYLPRSGKSKVTGTWRGTWQAVRDMRKVLAEPPGTRSAPTEGVSA
- a CDS encoding molybdopterin-dependent oxidoreductase; translation: MRFTPPPGPPITFRARLHDARTATVIGRLLGLAVVVCFATGVLSHFLQQPPVWLADRLPSRPSWGYRLTQGLHVASGTAAIPLLLAKLWTVYPRLFAWPPVRSVLHALERLSVAVLVAAAIFQLFTGLLNTFQWYPWPFSFVPVHYAVAWLLLGALLLHVAVQWPRIRDHFTRRSPGTLALPEADGPDRRQLLAAVAAGVGAVTLTTVGQSVTALGPLELFAPRSPAHGPQGLPVNRTAAAARVTEASLDGWRLTLAGPRPSTLTLEELRALPQHEVTLPIACVEGWSKSARWTGVRVRDLLERAGGGPDARCRVVSLEVAGAYRVMEMGRLYAQDPLTLLALRLNGEVLSLDHGYPARIIAPNRPGVLQTKWVGRLEVA
- a CDS encoding DUF2064 domain-containing protein, whose amino-acid sequence is MSTLLVIAKAPVAGRVKTRLTPHFTPEQAAALACAALQDTLAAVRDTPARRRVLVLDGAPGPWLPDGIEVVPQGAGGLDARLAAAFAQAAGPALLIGMDTPQVTADLLARGLDFGETDAWFGPADDGGFWALGLAEPDPALLLGVPMSLPTTGELQRGRLTGSGLAVRDLPELCDVDTPADAARVAAAVPGTRFAALHRGLHTVTR